The genomic window CAGGATCCTGCTGTGACTCCCTTTCATTTAACTTCTCATCTCAGTCCCATTCACTGAACAGGGTATGTGTCAGTCTATATGTGTCTGCGTGCATATGGTGTGGTGGAGTAAAGTGGGCAATTAGGTCCAGCGTCAGTGGCTGTGTAGGGAGGAGAATCAAACTGTTCTAACTGGTAGTTGACCTTGGCGGTCAGTGGCGGAGGGGTCCCTGCCTGCGTGTCAGGCAGGCGACAGTAATTACTACAAACTGAAGCATGACACGGCCCACCGTGATTCTTTAATGAAGGCTTTTATTGGCTGGAGCACTGAGCAGCGACAACATTTACGCTCTCACACACGCTCATCGtctgcacaagtgtgtgtgtgtgtgagaggaaagaATAGAGCGAGTATGTGTGTGACTTCATGTTTGTgcgttcgtgtgtgtgtgtgtgtctcatcgTCATAGAGAAATGTGGAGGTAGCATCTGTGACATTATACATGGGTTTCTAAAGGGAGATTTTGCAGTTTGCAGGTTTGGGTTAACCACCTACCTTTCTTTGAACAATCAGACGAAATCTGGGTGGAGGTGGAGTGGCACCAGCAACTTAGAACGGTCTGTCAAACCAACATGTCTCTAATATGACGAGCCCTTCTTAAGTCTTTAATGTCCTTTTAATGGACTTTCAGTTTTTTGCCACATTACATATGAAATAACAatcttatttaattattttcttagAACCCCACTATCTCAGTTATTAGTGGAACTGCAGCATAAGGCACTTCCGCGTTATCTTCAACATCCGGCATAATTCTCTGATTCTGTTATTTgctatttctgtctctttcctgtTCATCTCTATGTCTTCTCCCCCACCCCCATCCTCTCCCGCCCCCCACTGCTTGCTTGTTTGGGAAGTTGATGAAATTTGTCTTTGGCCGTCATTAGGCAGCAGCCATCAGCTGCCACTCTATTAGCTGCCACGCTTCCTTTAACAGCATATGGCACGGCTGTGTAAGATATGACAAGATGCAAATGTGTTGCTATAGTGGTGGTGGGGTGGAAGGTTGTGGTATATTATTGGATAGCTTGTACTGATGAGACCATGTGTGCAGACCAAAtgtagataaaataataaaaaacgaTAGATagaatagatagatagaaataataaaaaatacaatttgacaGATAGAGTGAGACTATCCATCCTTCTCTTGATCTcgcattttcatttcatattgaTCCCCCTATGTTGATGAGGTTATATGGCTCCCAAGTCTATAGACCCATCTCAGTCCCTGGGGGCATGTAAATAGACTTGACGTGTGTcaatgtgtatgcatgtgtatgtgccCAGGCACGTCTGGCTCTTAAagtccctccacctctcttcttaccccctctcctcctcttcccttccctctctctctcttctccctgtcCAAGCTGTTAAGCTGTCCAGCTCTCTGCTGCCAAGCGGCCGTGTGAAGCTTAGCCAAACTAAACACAGGCAGGCAGCTCGCCACTCGCCCCccccacctcacacacacacacacacacacacacacgcaagcacatacatacacatacaagcACAATCATTACATTCACATACATgtccacactcacactcacacacacacatgctcgtACACACGTTAGAAACAGGAGTCAGGTCATGTCCCACCCCACAAAAACAGTGAGAGTGACGGCTACACCAGAGCCGCGCTAatagcagagaaaaacagacagaatcaGTAAATGAGCCCCTCATTAACTTTTTCTGACCCCCTCTCCCCTGGGGAAAGCCAAACCAATCACACCGCCAAATCAGCTTCCTGTACCAGACACTGATCCAACATCAGCTTTCGCTCATCTGTTCTGCACGGCACAAGTGTgcgagggtgtgtgtgtgtgtgtgtgtggagaggtgCGCTGCGAGAGACtcaggagacagagaagggaagtgaaaagaaaatattactgTGCATTATcagtgtctgaatgtgtgttttacattttatgacaatgGGTGGCTTTGAGGCAGTCAGCCATCTTAAGGGCCCCTTTCTTGATCACATAAGACTCTGGGCAAGAGCAACTTCtccatctttgttttctccctccgGGACAAACTTCGGGACCACCATACTGACTTGACTGTGCTTGCGGTAGCTGCTGATGATAAAGTAGATACAGATGCCTTGCTAGCAAACACAGGACTGTGGAAATGCCTCCGTAGTTCTAGCCTGTGTTAAATTAGATGATTCCCAACCCAGGCTCCTTTTATGAGTCACCAGCAGGCTGACAAGGCAATGCCACAGTGACTGATAGATTCATTTGGCATTATTAAGTCACGACATTTAAAGGGGCAATTTGTCAATTAGTgacgtacagtatgtgtgtgtgtgtgtatgtttgtgcagcCACAACAGAtcactttactgtactttttattaCACCGGTGACGTAAAGATTTATTTCATGTGGATGCTGTGTTAACTGTGGAGGGGTCTTTACTGTTTACACGTTGTCTGCATCGcctctcctgtctctccctttgtgtgtctctctttttctttaactcCACACCTCACCCTCCTACACCTCACCCTCCTTCCCACCCCCCATCccatatttcctttttttcccattggagtgttttttttttttttacatggctGCCTCCCCTATCTCCATATGGAAATGACAGAGTAGACGAGATGGATCTGTATATTAAAGCCTAGCTGACATTAGAATTAGCATAATGTGTCGTGGCCTTAGGGCAGTGCCTGCCATCTGTATTAGCccgtagacacacacacactcaaaatttcacacacagacaaagccCACAGAGCACTCTCatacactgatacacacacagaagctaATATAACTTAAGCACATGTAATTTCCCCTAACGTAACTCCACAAATGTGCAAACAGGTTGTTAGTGAATGTGAAAGCATTGTTAAGTCATATTTTGGTttagtaaaaaaatgtttttatttgcatatttgacTAAATTtgtaatggttttatttttcttgctcCACAGATAAAGATGAGCCGTCCAGCTACATCTGCACTACCTGTAAGCAGACCTTCACCAGCGCCTGGTTTCTGCTGCAGCATGCCCAGCACACTCACGGCATCCGCATCTACCTGGACAACCATCCAGCCAACTGCTCCCTCACTCCGCGCATGGCTCTGCCTCCACCCCCTGGTGCTGACGCCCTGCCCCGGTCCCCCCTCCCCACTTTCCTCGGTGACACCAACAACCCATTCCACCTCCTCCGCATGGCTGCACCCCTACTCAGGGAACACCCTCCTCCCCCGGGATACATGGAGACCCGGCTGCCTGCAACGCCACCCTTTGTCAGCCCTCCCCCACCCCCAAGACCCCCTCTAGAGCGACTGGGCCCAGAGGAGATGGGGCTGCTGTCCCAGCACCCCAGTGCCTTTGAGAGGGTGATGCGAATGACCCCCATGGAGCCTCCCTCCATGGACTTCTCTCGACGACTGAGGGAACTAGCGGGCAACACAACCAATAATGGGGGGCCGACACCTCCACTCTCACCCAACCGTGTACCACCCATGCACCGCCTGCTGAGTCCAACGCTTTTCCAGCCTGGTGCCAAGCCCCCAGCATTTCTGACCTATGCCCCACAGCCACCTACCGTTCAGGGGGGACATGGTTCTTCTAGCCCCCCTGACAACCAGGGTCAGAATCAGTCCTCTGGAAAAGCTAAATCCTGTGAGTTCTGTGGCAAAATTTTCAAGTTCCAGAGCAACCTGATCGTCCACAGGCGCAGTCACACAGGAGAGAGGCCGTACAAGTGTCATCTATGTGACCATGCCTGTTCCCAGGCAAGCAAGCTTAAGAGGCACATGAAGACACATATGCACAACAAGTCTGGATCCATGAGTGGCTCCCCAGAACAGggaaacagaggagagggaggagagagtgaagaaaagagcagagagggGGATTCAAGAGGGGTGGTGATAGACAatgaggaggacgaggaggaagaggaggaagaagaggaggaggaagaggaagaggaagaagagctgAGAAATGGAAGTCGGCCGGATTCCAACTTAAGTGAGGACTCTCAGGAGTTCAGCCAGAGCAGGGAGAACGGTCCTAGACAGTCTCTTGAGGAGAAGTCCCTGAGTGGAGAGAGAGTAAGTGATAGTGGTGGAGTGAGTATCATGCACCCGTACAACCATCTGGACAATCACCTTAGACTTAACCCTAACAAGAGGAGCTTGGATCGACAACCTAATGGAGATGGTGGAGAGAGGGGtgaagcagaaagagacagagagaatgagagggagCAGGACAGAGAGCGAGATGAGCAGGAGGACCCGAGGCCTGTGATGAATGGCAGAATCAGTGTTTCTGAAGCAGACTCCTTTCCTGGGCTGTTCCAACGTCGGCCCACCCCCATTACCAGCCCGAGTCCCTCCAACAACAAGAGGATCAAGATTGAGAAGGAACAGCTGGAGCTTCCCCCGACCATACCCCTTATCTCCCCGGAGAATGTCTACTCTCAGCTCCTGGCTGGCTATGCTGCTTCACGCCACTTCATCAGAGAACCCTTCTTGGGATTCACAGATTCCCGTCAGTCGCCGTTCGCCACCTCCTCTGAACACTCCTCTTCAGAGACGGGAAGCCTCCGCTTCTCCACCCCTCCTGGCGAGCTGATGGAAGGAGGCAGTGCTTCAGGCCGCAGCGGCAGCAGCACTCCACACCTCCTGCGGGGACCAGGGCCCGGCCGGCCGCCGAGCTCCAAGGAGAGGAGGAATGACACCTGCGAGTACTGCGGCAAGGTGTTCAAAAACTGCAGCAACCTGACGGTGCACCGACGCAGCCACACGGGGGAACGGCCCTACAAGTGTGACCTGTGCAGCTACGCGTGCGCCCAGAGCTCCAAGCTGACACGCCACATGAAGACCCACGGGCAATTTGGGAAAGAGGTATACCGCTGCGACATCTGCCACATGCCCTTCAGTGTCTACAGCACACTGGAGAAACACATGAAGAAATGGCATGGAGAACATTTGATGGCCAGTGAGGTCAAATTAGAGCAGGCGGACAGAGGTTGAGCCAGTTATACAGCCTatagtgtacacacacacacacacgtgcgcacacacacacacacacacacacacacacacacaaacatattccTTATAACTACTTCTTCAGCTATGGGGCTTGGCTGGATAATCTCTCTTAAAAAAATTGAGACTGATTGatgttcatctttttttcttgtcagaGAAACTGCCACCTGAGAATATAAACAAAGGGAAACTTTAATGAGAACTTGCCTGAAATGCCCAACTTGGTGTTTCTTGGCAAACAGTCTGAGGATCTTATCAGTTAGGAATCCATGGAGCCTTTCTACTGTGCAataatttctgtatttattgGATTTTTGTAATGATATTTGGCATGTGCAGGTACATCTTTGTGGGATTTCATATGGAGTTAGTTTTGaaatgtgctaaaaaaaaaaaccttttttttcctaaaatacGATAACTGGAAAGAAGTCACCCTTAATacaaattttctttttattctttaagGAGGCTTATTATCATGTGAGAGTAAAAATTGTGTGAAGCAGTAAgcttttaaaagttaaaagaattgTTTTCTATATTAACTGCAGCAGCGGATTACAATCCATTCCCTCATACAGGCCTAAAGCACTGAATGTCAACCtgacaataaaaaacatcacGCTGGATTTTAAAAATCCAACATTGTCTTATAGACCGAATAAGTTCCTTTTAATTTATTCAGGGAATTTATCCTTTTTAATATTGGCATGTGTAATTTCAAAATGCAGTTACTGTGTTGCTGTCCTTGATTAAGTCAGGACATAAATAAAGGTTGCACTTAATGGAGGTACCCTTAACTGATGCTCAGTACATTCCCACTGTAGGTTAAACCACCATATTTAATATGTTGAATAAGTTAAGACTACTTGTGACTAATGTGAGAAGAAGAACAGTCCTGTTTATGGTTTGtaaatatattctttttttaaatacatgttaaagTAGCCCCGACTGTACGTGAACAATGgcctaaaacaaaacaatcagacGACCAGCTGCTTGCATTAtccacagtacagtatatgctaAGTGTAACTACCATACAATTATTGCTTTATCAGACCCACTTGATTACCTCCCCCCACTCCCCCCAACCCCATGTGTTCTTACTCAAAGGCAATTTGTTAAACAAAAGCTACTTCAACGTTTGCAACACTTTCCAAATCGTTCCCTATCTCCCTCCCACGTGTGGCGTGGCATCTCAGTCTGACCGAGGTCGACTCCCCGCGTCCCCTCAGGAACCAGAAAATGGtttcaaataaaaattcatATCAATACGTGTTAGCGTGTGTGTTCTTCTCTCTGCGGCGTGCTCTAAGCTGCTCTCCGACGGCGTCTTTTCACAGTTCACTAGCTCAGATTCATGCATTAGAGCGGCTTTTTAAAAGGAAGCCTGTTCATACGCCTCACAAAGTGATATGGGTTTAACTCCCAGTAACAGATTTTGAGACAGTGTGCATGTTCGTGACTTTTGGGgattacagtttttattttctgcatcgTTCATCCTGAAATGAAtctattgcaaaaaaaaaaaaaaaaaaaaaaaaaaaaaggctataTGAGTTATGATAATTTTGAGCACAGCTGCACTGGGGGACGGCCGGGCGACCTTGAGTAGGGGCTATTCTTATAGTAAAAATGAAAGCTTGGAACTGAGAAATGAAGAAGCATGAGAAAGaaatggagggagagagagcaagacCTTGACCAGGGAGAAGAGTCATTCAAATGAAATTGGAAGCATatgaaaaagtgtgtttttttgttttttttgtacccAAATGCACATCTAGCGGCCACATCTTATAACGGGCcatcagagtgagacagagtAAGCgtgagaaggagggagggagagggtgaAACCACATGAAAGGAGATTGAGACTACATCTTTCATTTTAGTACTGCAATTCTCAATCATCAAAATCATCTTCACTTGAAAGTTTGACCTGCTTTCTCGGCCTATTGTCAGGTTTTTATGGACGCCATTTTcttttgaaacaaaaaaaggaatgcAATGTACCTTCAACGCATATTCCActttttgtgatttattattatttttttctgaaaggAAATAATGTTAAGGTCACAGTAGCTGTCTATAAGCTATTCAGTTTCAGTAGATTTTAATGAACTAACACAAAAAGTGAGATTGGCTGAGGAGCTACATTCAGCTTACTTACACATGTCAATGCATGAGTGTAAAAATGGAAATCTTGCAAGCGCACAGTGTATTCATTCCAGGAAAACTCAGTTTAGAGTTAGGCCAAAATGAGCCATACAGCTATGAAATCTATCACATTCAAATGATGAACCGTGGAACCCTGACAGAGATCCAAATATCACATGGACATTCAGTCTTACAATATGTTTACAGTGTTGAAGTATGCCATTAATGAAATACTCTGTGtaagtgtttaaaaatgataataaagtATTGTTTTCTCCAATGttctttcaaatgtttttgaatgCCATACCGGTTTTGTATGATTATCCTGGTGGAGGGGTTTTATCTTCATgaatatgtttctgtttgtttacttgttcaCTGTGTGGGAAgaccattttaaaaatgtaatattgcaGAATCATgccagattattatttttttctaacaaGAGTGCCATTATTGACTTCAAAAATtcaaaaaactgtgtttttattttatttttattttttttttttaatgggttTCCTGTTGTTGGTTTGGTGAAGCTATCCTTCACGGATGTAAAACAAGATGATTTTAAACAATGAGAAGACTTTACCTAAAGGAGGAAAACTTCGGCAGGGGGATTACAGTGGCTTGTACAGGAATTCTTTTTCAAATCAGTTCTATGAGACATTTATGGACttatgtttttcacagtttttcctcATGGTTGGTTGAAGGTCTTGTGACGGCACTTAACaactgtaattttaaatacattttcatatttcacttttcacaACTTTCACATACACTTCTTTGTACAAAATTGTTtccttgttcttttcttttttttggcgGGGGGGAGGGGAGTGCATCATTGTGAAAAAAGTGATTTCAGAACAGTACACATCTGCTGTTTTGAacatatatgtatttttgtaatgtGTTGAAAAATCAATACAAGAAAGCCAACACTTCAATAAATGTTGCAATTGCTCTATGATTGAAGCAACTTTTCATTCTAATtatttcatcctcctcttccttcactTATCCTTAAACACCAATACTAAACCCCCACATTAGATTATGTCTTTTTAAGTTTATTCCTAATCTACTTCCAATTAGTTTGGGGTTacttagaaatgtccttgttttccATGAAACAGCTGTGATCAATTAGTCTTTTAAAAGGACAAACGGGCATTAGTAAACGCAAAGTGCAGAACTAGTATTTGCTGCTAATGGGCCACGAAGACTGACAATGTCTGCAGTATATTTCTGATCAATTTGAAGGtaaaaaatcagcttttctttaaaaaacaaggaaatcTGACCCCCAAGCACTGAATGGTAGTTTAGAAACCGTAAAGACAGTTCATCTCTGCAACAGAAGTGAATCCAGCAAGAAATGGTTGCACCTGTACATCATACAAAAATCATGAAGTTCCATGCTATTATCACAAAATGCTTCAGTATGGCCTCTGATGTTGGCTTTAAGAAAACTTGACTTTCTAATGCTGCCCAACTTCAATTCAGAACacaggactttttttttactttagagATAAATTCCCTTTATATGATATTCAAAACAATATAACCTAATGCTGCTTCAGTGTCATGCTACAAACTCACACTGCAGACTCTAGTGCAATGTCTAAAGATGTTGTTGTATTGATGGTTGAAATTTAAGAAATGCCTTTCATGTTGTCACTAAGGAATCTTGCTCGCTTGCAGTTATTTGGTCATATATTGCTTAGAAAAGACACGACACTGATACATGGTAGTTGCAACTTTTTTATACAAatctgacagaaaacatttgacacTGTGCTCCTATAGGAGTAcattgctaaaaaaaaacacaccttgCTAAATTAAACTTCAAAGATGACTGCTAGTACAACTGTCTTGTTCTTAGAAAACAATGCGAGTATGAATGTGAGTCATAGGCTTTATTTCTGAAGGTGGTTGTTGACAGTCTCATGCTTCATAAATGAGTCCTGGCATGAGTATGGGGACCCATCAGGTATTTCTTGATATCAAGCCAACGACAGTCAGGCCTGTCCTCGCTTGAGCCTCCAGGCCATTGGATAGCATAACAGAAACAGtgcatgtactgtgtgtgtgtgtgtgtgtgtgtgtgtgtgtgtgtgtgtgtgcgggcgCTTGCTCAAAGAAAAAGTATGAGAAGCAAGAAGAGACACAATAGAGTGGAGATAGAgagaagtaaagaaagaaaaggaggtgGGTTTGTGTGAGAAAGTCAAATCAGGAGGAATTCTCGATGCTTGCCAGCTCTTGCCACACACAGCGACCCATGAAGTGTCTCAGTGTCTCAACATTATGTATAATTCActtcaaaaatataattattatgtctgttttattctgcaTCGTGTTCTATATTTGTAGAGATCTGATTGGGACTTTTCTaattctctctttgtctctctctctctctcttcctctgtacGCGTATTTGTGCCTGAAGGCCGACATCTGGGTGCCGTGTTGATGATTCTGGTCTTCTGGTCAGCAGAAATGTGCATGTTGAGAAGATGTCACATTCCCACAGCTCTTATCCTAGCAATGGCATAACTATTGACATAACAATTGGAATAGCATGACTCTCTGCAGATGGTTGGGTTTAGCAGATGTTTTCAATGATTCaaataaggtaaaaaaaaaacaaaaaaacaaaaaaaagcccACAATGTTAAAAAGGTATTCTCCATGCTTGATTTCTCGCATTgcatatttaaaacaatgaagTGATCCAGATTGaatgtcatttctcttttcttatcAAAATGACATGTTGGCCAGCTAAGTTTTTTTTGTGCCGTAACGTTGCAAGTCATATTACAGCCTAAAGCAACTAATTATACAACAAATTTAGACTGAACCTTATACCCAAAATGAACTGTCTATTTTTTTAAAGGGCCACTCTCCATATAATCAAAGGCCACACAACTATGTGCTTATATGCCCATATTGGCCACTTTTCTGCCACCAGCCCATGCTGAGCAGTTCACATATGAAACGAGGTTAAAAAGCTCTCTTTTAGGAGAAGGCCCCCTCCTGCGTGCCCAATATCATGGGAGAGAAGTGGCCTCGAGCGCCACTCTTCACCAGAAAGCACTGGGCAGAGGCCCTATAGTCACAGACTGAGAGTCGCGGAGTGGGAGATGAGAAATCATGGTTTGGAGAAAAACCACGTCCTCGGGGAACAGGGTGTCAGCAGGGATTGCGGTGTGAGTCCTGGGCCACAGAGAACCACAAGGCCACCACAGAAACCCTACTTTCCGCTGGATCACAGGGCTCAGGCCCCACTGGCCCCTCTGTAGCTATCCACTTACTAATCTGCCAGCCCTGACCAGTACCCAGTCAAATGATGCTGCCCGCCCAGCGAGAAGAGTGGGCTTCGCCCTGCAACACAGCGACCAGAGTAAATCTGGCCCATCTGGCTGCTCTTGGGAACGGGGGGGAAAAATGGGATAGAAAGAGCCAGGAAAGTAGGGGAAAGGGTGGAGAGAGGAATAGATGgagggagagcagggagagcaATTTAGAAGGGTGGtcaggagacagagagcagtGTGGTCGAGCGTGGTCACTCAACAGCCGTGGCTTGGGAAGTTTCTCTCTTCTGGGATAATCTGACCCATAGGAACAAAGGCTTTGTGGTCATGTCGAGCGTGTAACTAAAGGACAGGAAATGCAGACGTTTTTCTGAGGGAGGAAAAACACTAAAGCCACTCAGTGGGAGGTTTTGGTCGGTTACGGCGCAACCATGTCGTCAAGCATCAAAACAGCACTCATctcaaaacagaaatgacaactTTTGGTTGCTATAATTGCCTTCTGTATAATCACACGATTGTTTAACTATAGGAAAACTAGAATGTACAGTATTGTTTGGAAATAAGACTTTAtagtttcctttattttcagaACTCTCCTGCGTTGCAAGTGAAAATCTGAAAAGTGAATGGCCCTGATTGAGAAGACA from Anabas testudineus chromosome 24, fAnaTes1.2, whole genome shotgun sequence includes these protein-coding regions:
- the bcl11bb gene encoding B-cell lymphoma/leukemia 11B isoform X2; the protein is MSRRKQVNPQHLSLTHRETVQEANHDSGAGSPFPEPSTLSPRRAVPGEHDLLTCGQCQTNFPLGDILVFIEHKRRLCRGPGGGPGSFSKPGGSGGVMGITISPRARSLELGRGSIPVEVGVQVTPGGEEDEERRLTPAKGICPKQERGDKDEPSSYICTTCKQTFTSAWFLLQHAQHTHGIRIYLDNHPANCSLTPRMALPPPPGADALPRSPLPTFLGDTNNPFHLLRMAAPLLREHPPPPGYMETRLPATPPFVSPPPPPRPPLERLGPEEMGLLSQHPSAFERVMRMTPMEPPSMDFSRRLRELAGNTTNNGGPTPPLSPNRVPPMHRLLSPTLFQPGAKPPAFLTYAPQPPTVQGGHGSSSPPDNQGQNQSSGKAKSCEFCGKIFKFQSNLIVHRRSHTGERPYKCHLCDHACSQASKLKRHMKTHMHNKSGSMSGSPEQGNRGEGGESEEKSREGDSRGVVIDNEEDEEEEEEEEEEEEEEEEELRNGSRPDSNLSEDSQEFSQSRENGPRQSLEEKSLSGERVSDSGGVSIMHPYNHLDNHLRLNPNKRSLDRQPNGDGGERGEAERDRENEREQDRERDEQEDPRPVMNGRISVSEADSFPGLFQRRPTPITSPSPSNNKRIKIEKEQLELPPTIPLISPENVYSQLLAGYAASRHFIREPFLGFTDSRQSPFATSSEHSSSETGSLRFSTPPGELMEGGSASGRSGSSTPHLLRGPGPGRPPSSKERRNDTCEYCGKVFKNCSNLTVHRRSHTGERPYKCDLCSYACAQSSKLTRHMKTHGQFGKEVYRCDICHMPFSVYSTLEKHMKKWHGEHLMASEVKLEQADRG
- the bcl11bb gene encoding B-cell lymphoma/leukemia 11B isoform X1; its protein translation is MSRRKQVNPQHLSLTHRETVQAEANHDSGAGSPFPEPSTLSPRRAVPGEHDLLTCGQCQTNFPLGDILVFIEHKRRLCRGPGGGPGSFSKPGGSGGVMGITISPRARSLELGRGSIPVEVGVQVTPGGEEDEERRLTPAKGICPKQERGDKDEPSSYICTTCKQTFTSAWFLLQHAQHTHGIRIYLDNHPANCSLTPRMALPPPPGADALPRSPLPTFLGDTNNPFHLLRMAAPLLREHPPPPGYMETRLPATPPFVSPPPPPRPPLERLGPEEMGLLSQHPSAFERVMRMTPMEPPSMDFSRRLRELAGNTTNNGGPTPPLSPNRVPPMHRLLSPTLFQPGAKPPAFLTYAPQPPTVQGGHGSSSPPDNQGQNQSSGKAKSCEFCGKIFKFQSNLIVHRRSHTGERPYKCHLCDHACSQASKLKRHMKTHMHNKSGSMSGSPEQGNRGEGGESEEKSREGDSRGVVIDNEEDEEEEEEEEEEEEEEEEELRNGSRPDSNLSEDSQEFSQSRENGPRQSLEEKSLSGERVSDSGGVSIMHPYNHLDNHLRLNPNKRSLDRQPNGDGGERGEAERDRENEREQDRERDEQEDPRPVMNGRISVSEADSFPGLFQRRPTPITSPSPSNNKRIKIEKEQLELPPTIPLISPENVYSQLLAGYAASRHFIREPFLGFTDSRQSPFATSSEHSSSETGSLRFSTPPGELMEGGSASGRSGSSTPHLLRGPGPGRPPSSKERRNDTCEYCGKVFKNCSNLTVHRRSHTGERPYKCDLCSYACAQSSKLTRHMKTHGQFGKEVYRCDICHMPFSVYSTLEKHMKKWHGEHLMASEVKLEQADRG